From a single Larimichthys crocea isolate SSNF chromosome XIII, L_crocea_2.0, whole genome shotgun sequence genomic region:
- the upp1 gene encoding uridine phosphorylase 1 isoform X2, translated as MDPKDDKRNASRCSSPVCVHNPHLDALKDDILYHFSLGTGTHNLSAMFGDVKFVCVGGSPWRMKSFIEYIAAELSMEDPKADYPNICAGTDRYAMYKIGPVLSVSHGMGIPSIAIMLHELIKLLHHAQCTDVTIIRIGTSGGIGLEPGTVVVTKQSVDPTFLPKFEQVILGKTVVRSTDLDQSLAEELLQCSKELNQFETVIGKTMCTLDFYEGQARLDGAFCSYSEQDKRDYLNKAYEAGVCNIEMESSVFAAMCKLSGLRAAVVCVTLLDRLKGDQLNSSHEVLRDYQQRPQILVGTYIKKQLKAKAARS; from the exons ATGGATCCAAAGGACGACAAGAGAAACGCGTCACGCTGCAGCAG CCCTGTTTGTGTGCACAACCCCCACCTGGATGCACTGAAAGATGACATCCTCTACCACTTCAGTTTAGGAACCGGGACTCACAACCTGTCAGCCATGTTTGGTGATGTCAAA tttgtgtgtgttgggggcAGTCCCTGGAGAATGAAATCATTCATTGAGTACATTGCGGCTGAGCTGAGTATGGAAGACCCCAAAGCAGATTACCCAAATATCTGTGCTGGGACGGACCGCTATGCCATGTACAAAATAGGCCCTGTGCTCTCCGTCAGT catGGAATGGGCATCCCATCTATTGCCATAATGTTGCATGAGCTAATAAAGCTCCTCCATCATGCACAATGCACAGATGTTACAATTATTCGCATTGGGACATCAGGTGGAATAG ggcTTGAGCCTGGCACTGTTGTTGTCACCAAGCAGTCTGTGGATCCCACCTTCCTGCCCAAGTTTGAGCAGGTGATCCTGGGGAAGACGGTGGTGCGCAGTACTGATCTGGACCAAAGCCTGGCTGAGGAGCTGTTGCAGTGCAGTAAGGAGCTGAACCAGTTTGAGACGGTGATCGGCAAAACCATGTGCACACTGGATTTCTACGAAG GACAAGCCCGTTTGGATGGTGCGTTCTGCTCCTACTCTGAACAAGATAAACGGGACTACCTCAATAAAGCCTACGAAGCAGGAGTCTGCAATATTGAAATGGAGTCATCAGTTTTTGCTGCCATGTGCAAACTGAGTGGTCTCCGAG CGGCTGTGGTTTGCGTGACACTGCTGGATCGGCTGAAGGGGGATCAGCTGAATAGCTCTCATGAAGTCCTTCGTGATTACCAACAACGTCCTCAGATACTCGTTGGGACCTACATTAAGAAGCAGCTCAAGGCCAAAGCAGCACGAAGCTGA
- the upp1 gene encoding uridine phosphorylase 1 isoform X1, whose amino-acid sequence MWAGRSFTLPVSTSDVQRVKLICHKRRSRQSNSNISKMDPKDDKRNASRCSSPVCVHNPHLDALKDDILYHFSLGTGTHNLSAMFGDVKFVCVGGSPWRMKSFIEYIAAELSMEDPKADYPNICAGTDRYAMYKIGPVLSVSHGMGIPSIAIMLHELIKLLHHAQCTDVTIIRIGTSGGIGLEPGTVVVTKQSVDPTFLPKFEQVILGKTVVRSTDLDQSLAEELLQCSKELNQFETVIGKTMCTLDFYEGQARLDGAFCSYSEQDKRDYLNKAYEAGVCNIEMESSVFAAMCKLSGLRAAVVCVTLLDRLKGDQLNSSHEVLRDYQQRPQILVGTYIKKQLKAKAARS is encoded by the exons ATGTGGGCTGGCCGGAGCTTCACGTTACCGGTCTCGACGTCAGATGTTCAAAGAGTGAAATTAATTTGTCACAAACGGAGGTCACGGCAgtcaaacagcaacatttctaaG ATGGATCCAAAGGACGACAAGAGAAACGCGTCACGCTGCAGCAG CCCTGTTTGTGTGCACAACCCCCACCTGGATGCACTGAAAGATGACATCCTCTACCACTTCAGTTTAGGAACCGGGACTCACAACCTGTCAGCCATGTTTGGTGATGTCAAA tttgtgtgtgttgggggcAGTCCCTGGAGAATGAAATCATTCATTGAGTACATTGCGGCTGAGCTGAGTATGGAAGACCCCAAAGCAGATTACCCAAATATCTGTGCTGGGACGGACCGCTATGCCATGTACAAAATAGGCCCTGTGCTCTCCGTCAGT catGGAATGGGCATCCCATCTATTGCCATAATGTTGCATGAGCTAATAAAGCTCCTCCATCATGCACAATGCACAGATGTTACAATTATTCGCATTGGGACATCAGGTGGAATAG ggcTTGAGCCTGGCACTGTTGTTGTCACCAAGCAGTCTGTGGATCCCACCTTCCTGCCCAAGTTTGAGCAGGTGATCCTGGGGAAGACGGTGGTGCGCAGTACTGATCTGGACCAAAGCCTGGCTGAGGAGCTGTTGCAGTGCAGTAAGGAGCTGAACCAGTTTGAGACGGTGATCGGCAAAACCATGTGCACACTGGATTTCTACGAAG GACAAGCCCGTTTGGATGGTGCGTTCTGCTCCTACTCTGAACAAGATAAACGGGACTACCTCAATAAAGCCTACGAAGCAGGAGTCTGCAATATTGAAATGGAGTCATCAGTTTTTGCTGCCATGTGCAAACTGAGTGGTCTCCGAG CGGCTGTGGTTTGCGTGACACTGCTGGATCGGCTGAAGGGGGATCAGCTGAATAGCTCTCATGAAGTCCTTCGTGATTACCAACAACGTCCTCAGATACTCGTTGGGACCTACATTAAGAAGCAGCTCAAGGCCAAAGCAGCACGAAGCTGA